The Odocoileus virginianus isolate 20LAN1187 ecotype Illinois chromosome 3, Ovbor_1.2, whole genome shotgun sequence genome includes a window with the following:
- the LOC110124459 gene encoding olfactory receptor 5AR1-like → MTNETTVTEFILKGFSDVPELRLISTVFFLFIYLFAILGNSSIIAAVSRDSRLHIPMYFFLKNLSFLDMRYTTVIIPKALINSLMGSEVISFWECVAQLFLFVTLCASECFLLTSMAYDRCLAIYKPLLYGIIMSRKLCTELVMVAWFSGALYAIFHTINTFSLQFCGPNVIDHFFCDSSPIMRLSCSDSHTNEEVGFVVGGCTILGAFALTIISYVLIIATIARTHSAGSRWKAFSTCSSHLTTITLFYVTGSIAYLRPTSHYFPLQGRLVSVFYSILTPSLNPVVYCLRNTDMQAALKKLFVPPK, encoded by the coding sequence atgacaaatgaGACAACTGTAACTGAATTTATTCTAAAGGGCTTCTCAGACGTGCCTGAACTGAGGCTCATTAGCACcgtctttttccttttcatctatCTCTTTGCCATCCTGGGAAACAGCTCCATCATTGCAGCTGTGAGCCGAGACAGCCGCCTCCACAtccccatgtatttcttcctgaAGAATCTCTCTTTCTTGGACATGCGCTACACCACAGTCATCATCCCCAAGGCACTGATTAATTCACTCATGGGTTCAGAAGTCATTTCCTTTTGGGAATGTGTGGCTCAGCTCTTCTTATTTGTAACGCTATGTGCTTCTGAGTgcttcctgctcacctctatgGCCTATGACCGTTGTTTGGCCATCTACAAGCCTCTCCTTTATGGTATCATTATGAGCAGAAAGCTGTGTACAGAGCTTGTTATGGTGGCCTGGTTCAGCGGAGCTCTCTATGCCATCTTTCATACCATCAACACCTTCTCCCTCCAGTTTTGTGGGCCTAATGTCATTGACCACTTTTTCTGTGACAGCTCCCCTATTATGAGACTCTCCTGCAGTGACTCCCACACCAACGAGGAAGTTGGATTTGTGGTGGGTGGGTGTACTATCCTTGGTGCCTTTGCCCTCACCATCATCTCCTATGTTCTCATCATTGCTACCATCGCTCGGACCCACTCTGCTGGTAGCCGTTGGAAGGCCTTTTCCACCTGCTCCTCTCATCTTACTACCATCACTCTATTTTATGTCACTGGGAGCATTGCTTACCTGAGACCTACTTCTCATTACTTCCCCCTTCAAGGACGGCTAGTGTCTGTATTTTACTCCATTCTAACACCTAGTCTTAATCCTgttgtttactgtctgagaaaCACAGACATGCAGGCGGCCCTAAAGAAACTATTTGTTCCACCCAAATAg